The genomic DNA CTTGAGTACGCCGAAATCGTCGACCTTCGTGGTGCAGGGGCTGGATGATGCGGGCAGGGCGCTCTACAGCAACGGTAACAACGCTCGGGCGTTCCCCTCCGATGGCGATATCGCGGCGTTGCATGACTATTACAAGGCGTTGCTGCAGACCAAGGACGATCTCAAGCAGCTCAAGACCGGTCAGGCGGTGCAACAGCAGTTGCAGCGCTTGACCGAGGCGCTGGCCGCACAGGTGGGACCGTTGAAAAACACCGAGGTCGATTATCAATTCGAGGCGACCCCGCAACGTATCGTCATCCATGTGCTCGATCCGATGGAAGACAACTCCGTGGCGTTCACCCAGGTCGACAACGTCCTTGCGCAACAAGCGCGGTACATCGCCCTGGACCGGAACGCCGAGCGCTACGGCTTCATCGATCAGGCCGGCCAGTGGTTGATCAAGCCCCGTTGGGTGCAGGTGCAAGATAGCCAGATGGCCGATACCTACACGTTGTTTTCCCCGGAGAAGTCCAGCGACCCGGACTCGCAGTGGCAGGCGTTGCGCAGCCAGCTCGCCTATTTCCCCGCCGGTAGCAACAAGCTCGTGGAGTTGCCGTTCGAGCACATCGTCGAGGTATTGAGCAATGGCCTGCTGTTGGTGGAGCGTGAAACCAACGGCCCATATGGGCTTTACGATGCCAGGAGTCACCGTTTCGTGTTGCCGATGAAATTCGTCAACCCCACCGTGACCGACAACCTGTTCATCGCCCGTCTCGGCAAGCGAACCGATGTCACGGAGGGCCTGTACGGTGCCTATACCCTGGATGGCAAGCAGATCCTGCCGACGCAATTCTCGGGCATCGAGCACAGCGAGGGTTTGCTCTACGCCAGTGCCCCCGATCGGCGTCATCAGGACGTTTTCGACCTGGAAGGTAAACGGATCAACCTTCAGGGTGACAACGTGATAGGCCGGTTTGTGGGTCAGCAACCGCTGCTGGTGCAGGACACTAAAAGCCGGAAATTCGCGTTTATCGATCGCCAGGGCGCGCGGCTACCCATCAAGTTGCCGTATGACGAAGTGACACCGTTTTCCAACGGCATGGCGGTGGTCGCACGGGATGGTAGCTACGGTGCCATCGACCTGGCGGGCAGGCTGCGCGTGCCGCTGGATTACAGCCAGATCAACGCGTTTCAGACCCGTTACGCCGCGGCCATCCGGGCCGGTGGTGGTTCCGGGCTGGTCTTGATCAGTCAGGACAACAAGGTGATCAAGGCACTGGGGTCCTACACCAGCATGAAGGTGCCGGATAACGGCAATGAGGCCCGTTACTACGTAAGGGATCCGAAAAACGATGACGAGTACCTGGTTTATGACGCCGATGGCAATCTCGTGCAGAAAGACGAATAACAGCTGGCGCACTGATCCTGTGGCGAGGGGTCGCCTTGGGAGTCAGAGCTGGCTTATATAGGTCCCCGTCCCCTTGAGGATGTTCTGCAACGTCAGTTCCACTTCCGCCAGGTCCGCCGCGTCGGTGTCGTGGATGATCTCCAGCACATCGTCGCCGTTGAGCGCATCGGCATCCGCCGGGGCAATTTCAATCAGCAGGCGGGTAGGGCTGAGGGTGACCTTGACGCCGTCCAATGTCGAAGGCTCTCCATCAAGGGCGATTTCCAATTCGTCTTCGTCGGGGTAGCGCGTCATCAGGAACATTTCGCCCTGGGCGCTGTGGCAGCAGAGCATGGCCATGTTGTCTTCTTCGTCGTCGCACGGGTTGGCAATCAGAAGGGCGGTGGTCATTTGCATGGTGATGGCTCCAGGATCGAGTGCACCTGCGGGGTGCGAAAAGTGGATTTTGCCAGCCTGAAGGATTTTCTGCTGGTTTACCGCCTCGGGGTGCCGTTTGGTCCCCAGCCTGCTAGGGTTGTTCGGTGCGTACCGGCTGTTTAGCTAGCCGATGACCGAATATGTCGCAGCGCTGCAAGCAGGCAGGTTGTCGCACTCGTTAAGCTGCGCAACGGATGTGCACCCGCCAAGGCCACCCCTGGGTGGTTTTTGCAGGTGTCCATGACAGGAAAATTACATGGAAAAGGATGTGACCTGCGGGTCCTGTCCAGCTTCACCCACCTGTCATCCTGTTTCCTCTGCCCGAGAATCAGGAACGGGATGGCCGACAGCCCCGCAGGGGTTGCACGCGACGCTTCAATCAATAACAAGCCCAAGCGGAGTACCACAGATGGCGTTCTTCACCGCAGCCAGCAAAGCCGACTTCCAGCACCAACTGCAAGCGGCACTGGCGCAGCACATCAGTGAACAGGCACTGCCACAAGTGGCGCTGTTCGCTGAACAATTCTTCGGCATCATTTCCCTCGATGAACTTACCCAGCGCCGGTTGTCCGACCTCGCCGGCTGCACCCTGTCTGCCTGGCGCCTGCTTGAGCGCTTCGATCACACGCAACCGCAGGTGCGCGTCTACAACCCCGATTACGAACGCCACGGCTGGCAGTCGACCCACACGGCCGTGGAAGTGCTGCATCACGACCTGCCGTTCCTGGTGGACTCGGTCCGCACCGAGCTGAACCGTCGCGGCTACAGCATCCATACCCTGCAAACCACCGTGCTGAGCGTGCGTCGCGGCAGCAAGGGCGAATTGCTGGAAATCCTGCCAAAAGGCACCCAGGGCGACGATATCCTGCAAGAGTCGTTGATGTACCTGGAGATCGACCGCTGCGCCAACGCCGCCGAACTCAACGTCCTGAGCAAGGAACTTGAGCAAGTGCTGGGCGAAGTGCGCGTGGCCGTGGCGGATTTCGAACCGATGAAAGCCAAGGTCCAGGAAATTCTCGACAGCCTGGACAGCAGCGCCTACGCCATCGACGCTGATGAAAAGAGCGAGATCAAGAGTTTCCTGGAATGGCTGGTGGGCAACCACTTCACCTTCCTGGGCTACGAAGAGTTCGTGGTACGCGATGAGGCCGACGGCGGTCACATCGAGTACAACCCCGAGTCGTTCCTCGGCCTGACCAAATTGCTGCGCGCCGGCCTGACCGCCGAAGACCTGCGCATCGAAGACTACGCCGTCGCCTACCTGCGCGAACCGACCCTGCTGTCGTTCGCCAAGGCCGCGCACCCGAGCCGCGTACACCGTCCGGCCTACCCGGACTACGTGTCGATCCGCGAGATCGACGCCAACGGCAAGGTCATCAAGGAATGCCGCTTCATGGGCCTGTACACCTCTTCGGTGTATGGCGAGAGCGTGCGGGTCATCCCATATATCCGCCGCAAGGTTGCGGAAATCGAGCGTCGCTCGGGCTTCCAGGCCAAGGCGCATCTGGGCAAGGAGCTGGCCCAGGTGGTCGAAGTGCTGCCCCGTGACGACCTGTTCCAGACCCCGGTGGACGAGCTGTTCAGCACCGTCATGTCCATCGTGCAGATCCAGGAACGCAACAAGATCCGCGTGTTCCTGCGCAAAGACCCGTATGGCCGTTTCTGCTACTGCCTGGCCTACGTGCCACGTGACATCTATTCCACCGAAGTGCGCCAGAAGATCCAGCAAGTGCTGATGGATCGCCTGAAGGCTTCGGACTGCGAGTTCTGGACCTTCTTCTCCGAATCCGTACTGGCCCGTGTGCAGTTGATCCTGCGGGTGGATCCGAAGAACCGCCTCGACATCGACCCGTTGCTGCTGGAAAAAGAAGTCGTGCAGGCTTGCCGCAGCTGGAAGGACGACTACGCCAGCCTGGTCATCGAGAGCTTCGGCGAAGCCCAAGGCACCAACGTGCTGTCGGATTTCCCCAAAGGCTTCCCGGCCGGCTACCGCGAGCGCTTTGCCGCGCATTCGGCCGTGGTCGACATGCAGCACCTGCTGAGCCTGAACGAAAAGAACCCGCTGGTCATGAGCTTCTACCAGCCACTGGGCCAGGTCTCCGGCCAGCGCGAGCTGCACTGCAAGCTGTATCACGCCGACACGCCGCTGGCGCTGTCCGACGTGCTGCCGATCCTGGAAAACCTCGGCCTGCGCGTGCTGGGCGAATTCCCGTACCGCCTGCGCCACACCAACGGCCGCGAGTTCTGGATTCATGATTTCGCCTTCACCGCCGCCGAAGGCCTGGACCTGGACATCCAGCAACTCAACGACACCTTGCAGGACGCCTTCGTCCACATCGTGCGTGGCGATGCCGAGAACGATGCGTTCAACCGCCTGGTGCTGACCGCCGGCCTGCCATGGCGTGACGTGGCGCTGTTGCGTGCCTATGCCCGTTACCTGAAGCAGATCCGCCTGGGCTTCGACCTGGGTTACATCGCCAGCACCCTGAACAACCACACCGACATCGCTCGCGAGCTGACCCGGTTGTTCAAGACCCGCTTCTACCTGGCGCGCAAGCTCAGTGGCGATGACCTGGAAGACAAGCAACTGCGTCTGGAGCAAGCGATCCTCTCGGCCTTGGACGACGTCCAGGTGCTCAACGAAGACCGTATCCTGCGTCGCTACCTGGACCTGATCAAGGCCACCCTGCGGACCAACTTCTACCAGACCGACGCCAACGGCCAGAACAAGTCCTACTTCAGCTTCAAGTTCAACCCGCACCTGATCCCGGAACTGCCGAAACCGGTGCCCAAGTTCGAGATCTTCGTCTACTCGCCACGGGTCGAAGGCGTGCACCTGCGCTTCGGCAACGTTGCTCGCGGTGGCCTGCGCTGGTCCGACCGTGAAGAAGACTACCGCACCGAAGTGCTGGGCCTGGTAAAAGCCCAGCAAGTGAAGAACTCGGTGATCGTGCCGGTAGGCGCCAAGGGTGGTTTCCTGCCACGTCGCCTGCCGCTGGGCGGCAGCCGGGGACGAGATCGCGGCCGAGGGCATCGCCTGCTACCGCATCTTCATCTCGGGTCTGTTGGACATCACCGACAACCTCAAGGACGGCGCGCTGGTTCCACCGGCCAACGTCGTGCGGCATGACGACGATGACCCGTACCTGGTGGTCGCGGCGGACAAGGGCACTGCAACCTTCTCCGACATCGCCAACGGCATCGCCATCGACTACGGCTTCTGGCTGGGCGATGCGTTCGCCTCCGGCGGTTCGGCCGGCTACGACCACAAGAAAATGGGCATCACCGCCAAGGGTGCGTGGGTCGGCGTTCAGCGTCACTTCCGCGAGCGCGGCATCAATGTCCAGGAAGACAGCATCACCGTGGTGGGGGTCGGCGACATGGCCGGCGACGTGTTCGGCAACGGCTTGTTGATGTCCGACAAGCTGCAACTGGTCGCGGCCTTCAACCACCTGCACATCTTCATCGACCCGAACCCGGGAGCCTGCCAGCAGCTTTGCCGAGCGCAAGCGCCTGTTCGACCTGCCGCGTTCGGCCTGGACCGACTACGACGCCAGCATCATGTCCGAAGGTGGCGGTATCTTCTCGCGCAGCGCGAAAAGCATCGCCATCTCGCCACAGATGAAAGAGCGCTTCGACATCAAGGCCGACAAACTGACCCCGACCGAACTGCTCAACGCCTTGCTCAAGGCGCCGGTGGACCTGTTGTGGAACGGCGGTATCGGTACTTACGTCAAGGCCAGCACCGAAAGCCACGCCGATGTCGGCGACAAGGCCAACGATGCGCTGCGGGTGAACGGCAACGAACTGCGCTGCAAGGTCGTGGGCGAGGGCGGCAACCTGGGCATGACCCAACTGGGTCGCGTCGAGTTCGGCCTCAATGGCGGCGGTTCCAACACTGACTTCATCGACAACGCCGGTGGTGTGGACTGCTCCGACCACGAAGTGAACATCAAGATCCTGCTCAACGAAGTGGTGCAGGCCGGCGACATGACCGACAAGCAACGCAACCAGTTGCTGGCGAGCATGACCGACGAAGTTGGTGGCCTGGTGTTGGGCAACAACTACAAGCAGACCCAGGCCCTGTCCCTGGCGGCACGCCGCGCCTTTGTGCGGATCGCCGAATACAAGCGCCTGATGAACGATCTGGAAGCCCGGGGCAAGCTGGACCGCGCCATCGAGTTCCTGCCGACTGAAGAGCAACTGGCCGAACGTGTCGCGGCGGGCCATGGCCTGACCCGTGCCGAACTGTCGGTGCTGATCTCCTACAGCAAGATCGACCTCAAGGAAGCGCTGCTCAACTCCCTGGTACCGGACGACGATTACCTGACCCGTGACATGGAAACCGCGTTCCCGCCGACGCTGGTGAGCAAGTTCTCCGAGGCCATGCGTCGCCATCGCCTGAAACGCGAGATCGTCAGCACCCAGATCGCCAACGACCTGGTCAACCACATGGGCATCACCTTCGTCCAGCGGTTGAAAGAGTCTACGGGCATGAGCCCGGCAAACGTGGCTGGCGCTTATGTGATCGTGCGTGACATCTTCCACCTCCCGCACTGGTTCCGTCAGATTGAAGCCCTGGACCACCAGGTCTCGGCCGACGTGCAACTGGAGCTGATGGACGAGCTGATGCGCCTGGGCCGTCGCGCCACGCGCTGGTTCCTGCGCAGCCGCCGCAACGAGCAGAACGCTGCCCGTGACGTCGCGCACTTCGGTCCGCACCTGGCGGCGTTGGGCCTCAAGCTCGACGAACTGCTGGAAGGCCCGACCCGCGAAGGCTGGCAGACCCGCTACCAGGCTTACGTCGCGGCCGGCGTGCCAGAGCTGCTGGCGCGCATGGTTGCCGGCACCACGCACTTGTACACCTTGTTGCCGATCATCGAGGCGTCCGACGTCACCGGCCAGAACGCCGCCGATGTGGCCAAGGCTTACTTCGCCGTGGGCAGCGCCCTGGATATCACCTGGTACCTGCAACAGATCAGCGCTCTGCCGGTGGAAAACAACTGGCAGGCCCTGGCCCGCGAAGCGTTCCGCGATGACGTCGACTGGCAGCAACGGGCGATCACCATCTCGGTCCTGCAGGAGGGTGACGGTAGTCAGGAAGTGGAAACCCGCCTGGCGCTGTGGCTGGAGCAGCATCACAGCATGGTCGAGCGCTGGCGCGCGATGCTGGTGGACATCCGTGCCGCCAGCGGCACCGACTACGCCATGTACGCGGTCGCCAACCGCGAATTGCTGGACCTGGCAATGAGTGGTCAGGCGGTCGTAACGGCCAACTGATCCGGCGTTGAATGAAAAAGCCCCGCATTGAGAGATGCGGGGCTTTTTTTGATTTAAAGATTCACTGTGGCCTCTGTGGGAGCGAGCTTGCTCGCGATAGCGGTGGGTCAGCGACATTGAACTTGACTGATCCACCGCCATCGCGAGCAAGCTCGCTCCCACAGGGGGACTACGTCTCGGCGGGTCAGTTTTTCAGCGGAATCAACACCGCCTCATCCTCTCCCATCACCATGAACACCAGCAATTTCGCCGGTTGGCTCGCGCTGGCGTTTTTCGACACCAGGTGCTCGGACCCCGCCGCTTCATACCAGAACTCCCCGGCCTTGTAGGTCTTCGCCGGCTCGCCCTTGACCTGGGAGGTGATGGCGCCTTCCAGCACATAGGCCATGGCCGTGCCTTCGTGTTTGTGGGCAATGGACGCTTGGCCGGGGGCATAGTTGACGGTCAGCATCATGGCTTTTTTGCCTGGAACGTTTTTCAGCATTTGCTCCTGCAACACCGTGACCTTCTCCGACGGCGCGGCTTCGTGGGCGTAGGCTTGGGTCATGGGCAGCAGGCTGAGGGCGGCGAACAGACAGAGGGTTTTCATGGGGGTAAGGCCTGTGTGGTTTCGAGTGATTTCGCGCTGTCGCGACGATGGGTTCACCCTAAGCCCCAGGGTGGCGCAAGCAAACGTCCAATCTTTCGGAAGGTGGGTAGACCAATGGGCTGGGCCGATGAGGCTATTGGCTGGTGAGCGCTTTTGTGGCGAGGGGATTTATCCCCGCTCGAGTGCGCAGCACTCGCCAGATCCGTCGCCGATACGAAGATTTTGGGGCTGCTGCGCAGCCCAGCGGGGATAAATCCCCTCGCCACAACTTGGCTAGGCAGGGATGAAGTTGTGGGCCTCAGACAATCGGAAAACTATTGAAATCCACGCTTCGGGCCAGACGGTTGTCGATCAGGCTGATGAAGCCTTGCACTTCAGGGCAATTGAAGTGGGCTTGCATGGCCGCTTCCGATTGCCAGCGGGCGCCGATTGCCAGCGGGCGCTGACGTTCCAGCGGTCGCCATCGTCCGGGCAACGGTCGACCAGATAGGCATCGCAGCCTGGGAGCGCGCGCAGGGTCTCGACGATTTGCTGCAATTGCCGGCCCAGTTCTTCCGAGCGACCGGCGGCGGCTTGCACCTGTACGGTATTGATCACTTGGCGAGACATTGTTTCAGGCTCCTGAATCAAGTCGGACGGGGGTGTTTACTCGCAATGACACCCGTGCAGGATAGGCCTGGCGATGCAAGGCTCAAACAGCCAATGGGCGGATAAATGCCCAGTCCAATCCTCAGGCCACCTGCTGCAGAATGTCGCGCAAACGGTCGAGGGCGATGTCGATGTCCAGGGTTTCGATCGCACCGAAACCGAAGAACAGGCCCGGCCGCACAGGCTCATCATTAAAAAAGCCCGCGAGGCTGTAGAGCCCGACCTCGGCTTTTCTCGCCAGCTCGATCACCAGCGCCAGGTCCATCGGCACCTTGCACAACACCGCCATATGGAAGCCCGCAGTGGTGGGCACGGCCTCGAACCAGGGCGACAAGTCCCCGGCCATGCGTGCCAGGATCCGCTCACGGCGCCCGGCGTACAGGGTGTGGCAGCGGCGGATGTGCTTGAGCAGACAGCCTTCGGCGATGAACTTGGCCAGTGCCCATTGGGGCAGGGTAGAGGTGTGCTGGTCGGTGAGGCGCTTGGCCAGGATCACCGCTTCAAGGATCGCTGGCGGCAGGATTGCGTAACCGAGCCGCAGCTCCGGCAACAGGGTCTTGGAGAAGGTGCCGACGTACGCGACGATGCCGCGCTCATCCAGGCTCTGCAACGAATCGGCGGGCCGGCCTTCGTAGCGGAATTCGCTGTCGTAGTCGTCTTCGATGATGATTGCCCCCAGCTCATAGGCCCGCGCCAGCAAGGCCTCGCGGCGGGCCTGGCTCATGGGCATGCCCAGGGGGAACTGGTGGGAGGGCGTCACATAAATCAACCGCGTGCCGTCGGGGATAAGGTCCACCCGCATGCCGTGCTCGTCCACCGGCACCCCAGCCACCGTGGCGCCCTGGGAGCCGAACA from Pseudomonas beijingensis includes the following:
- a CDS encoding WG repeat-containing protein gives rise to the protein MNFTQPRLRLLSILSVTLLVVGFTSYYLFRHSGAPADEGFAAEQLNEGGMEDIGTLAPPEVEKRLNYLIQDAGESLRSLELVSDVQLSLTVETNEPADEQPLQYEPLFVPFTSAQLKAELASIQGLRFTQRLFAEGSEVRLDTSSLDPLWKRAATPDEPAAEQYLPQRLRFRDGSEKTFAELKGAPELESDDTISSHDAFALSVNKPLASLGLTVAYRSYPAFKKVVLDKNHPKVTLDDGQSFQLTALGDGSASVRLSTPKSSTFVVQGLDDAGRALYSNGNNARAFPSDGDIAALHDYYKALLQTKDDLKQLKTGQAVQQQLQRLTEALAAQVGPLKNTEVDYQFEATPQRIVIHVLDPMEDNSVAFTQVDNVLAQQARYIALDRNAERYGFIDQAGQWLIKPRWVQVQDSQMADTYTLFSPEKSSDPDSQWQALRSQLAYFPAGSNKLVELPFEHIVEVLSNGLLLVERETNGPYGLYDARSHRFVLPMKFVNPTVTDNLFIARLGKRTDVTEGLYGAYTLDGKQILPTQFSGIEHSEGLLYASAPDRRHQDVFDLEGKRINLQGDNVIGRFVGQQPLLVQDTKSRKFAFIDRQGARLPIKLPYDEVTPFSNGMAVVARDGSYGAIDLAGRLRVPLDYSQINAFQTRYAAAIRAGGGSGLVLISQDNKVIKALGSYTSMKVPDNGNEARYYVRDPKNDDEYLVYDADGNLVQKDE
- a CDS encoding cupin domain-containing protein, with the translated sequence MKTLCLFAALSLLPMTQAYAHEAAPSEKVTVLQEQMLKNVPGKKAMMLTVNYAPGQASIAHKHEGTAMAYVLEGAITSQVKGEPAKTYKAGEFWYEAAGSEHLVSKNASASQPAKLLVFMVMGEDEAVLIPLKN
- a CDS encoding PLP-dependent aminotransferase family protein; the protein is MELHVVINGRKDLSGQLYQQLRSAIESGRLAAGTQLPPSRLLAEQLGVSRKTVSDTYAQLTYENFLTGIIGKGTYVNARPAKVVRKQSHRELAGADVVEAWRTMPDLMRHPTLEGALRYDFIGGATGKGQFPLDDWRRCTAHALRQIASAKGFYSQPEGLPSLRNAIARHIAFSRGVNCQDEDVVVCNGAQQALDLISRVLTRPGSLVAMEDPGYPPARLLFGSQGATVAGVPVDEHGMRVDLIPDGTRLIYVTPSHQFPLGMPMSQARREALLARAYELGAIIIEDDYDSEFRYEGRPADSLQSLDERGIVAYVGTFSKTLLPELRLGYAILPPAILEAVILAKRLTDQHTSTLPQWALAKFIAEGCLLKHIRRCHTLYAGRRERILARMAGDLSPWFEAVPTTAGFHMAVLCKVPMDLALVIELARKAEVGLYSLAGFFNDEPVRPGLFFGFGAIETLDIDIALDRLRDILQQVA